CAGTCAGTCAGGTAATCCGGGCTTCTTTGTATCCCCGTCCGGTATTGCAGGTAGTATTGAACGGGTAAGTTTCATTGAGTCCAGATTATATGCTACCGATTACTGGGCGCCATCTGAAAGAGTAAGTGCAAATCTTGGGGCACAGTTTACTCACTCCATCAACAACAATACATTTTACGAAGTAAAGGTTAGCAACTATTATTCAAGTAACAGCACGAATCCCGGTGGATTTCGCGATACTTCCGATGTTGTTAGTTTTGGAGGAGTTGGTTTTTCTGCAGCTCCATTTGGATTCTTTGATGAGACCTCATTTGGCTTAGCGTCCGGTATGCGAATGGGAGTTGGAATGAGTACCTCCCGGGATAGTAGTGAGGTTTCTGACCTGAATGTGAATTTCGCCATCACCAGCCAGGTCGATCGCTTTAACTTGATTAAGGCGGGGATTGATTTTAACAGAACAAACAGCCGGGTTAACTACGGTTCTTTTGATAAGGTGCTACCTTCAGGCCGTACCCGCTCCGTTTGGAATACAACTCCGTACCGAATAGGAGCATATGTTCAGGATAAGTTAGAGTTCCGTGGTATGATAGCTAACCTGGGGCTTCGCCTGACCTACAATGACCCGAATGTTGAGTGGTATGATTATGAGCCTTTTACTGATTTATTTTCTAGTGGAAACGCTTCCGCGCTGGACACGGCAGCTACTTCAGATGTTGATCCTCAGGTTGTACTGCAGCCACGCTTAGGGGTTTCTTTCCCAATCACCGAAAGCAGTAAGCTGTTCTTTAATTACGGACATTTCGTTCAGCTACCGGATCCAGAAAACCTGTATCTGGTCCGAGTTGAGCCTTTTACGAATACCGTAACCCGAATTGCTGCTCCGGGTAATAGTTTACCTAAAACCGTTGCTTATGAACTCGGATATGAGCAAAACTTATTCGATAATTATTTGATACGAATAAGCGGTTACTATAAAGATTTGACCAACCAGCCTATTCAGGTTTCATTTACAGGACGTGATAACAGCAACTACACGGTTAGCCGGCCATTTTCATATGAAGATATCCGCGGTATAGAATTTACTCTCAGAAAACAAAGAGGAAGATTTTTCTGGGGTGAAATTAATTACACCTATGATGTGCAAACGACTGGGTTTTTTGGAACGCTTGAAAACTATGAAAACCCATTTGAGCAACGTCAATATGAGCGCTTAACAGCTGATAATGACATAAACAGATCAACACCACGTCCTTATGCCCGCTTGCAATTGTATTTCCAGACACCATCTGATGTTGGACCTGAATTTCTTGGCGGCCACCCCTTAGGTAGCTGGCAGGTTGTGCCATTAGTTACCTGGAGGGCAGGGGATAAGTTTACTTATACAGGAGGAGGCTCAATTCCCGGTATAGTGGATAACCTGCAATACAGAGATTTCTGGGGAACCAGCCTGCGATTGACAAAACGCGTGGACCTCGGGGACGGATCTAACCTTCGATTCTTTGCTGATGTGAGTAATGTGATCAACCGAAGAAACTTCAGCATTTTCAATTCCGGCCTGATTGACGGTAACGATTACCTGGATTACATGGCTTCACTTCACCTGCCAAAAGGAAAACTTGAAGAGATAAATTTATTGAGTTCTCGTGTTCCCGGTAACGATCAACCCGGCGACTACCGTCCGGCAAGTGTTGAGTATGTACCGATTGAAGCTACCACAGATTTAGGAACCATAAGTAACCCGAACGGGCGGGCCTTGTACTACAATACCCAGGAAGGAAAGTATTACCAGTTTGAAAACGGATCTTTTGTTGAAGCAGATAAGGGCTTTGTCAATAAAGTGTTAGACGACAAAGCATATATCAATATGCCTAATCAACGGTTTTTCAATTTCCTTGATCCAAGGACGATCCGTTTTGGTGTAAGATTTTCGTTTTAAATAACAGAGCAGTAATAATTAAACAAGCGTAATGAGTAGAAAGAATTTGTATAAGAGTATCTGTGCTTCGCTACTAATAGCCTTTGGGTTGTCTGCTAATGCCTATTCGCAAGTAGAAAACAGATGGTTATCGGCGGGGTCTTTTCACAATTTTTATTCCAGTATTGGCTCTGAAATTGAAGAAGGCTTTATCAAGGAACAGCAGGGCGGATGGCAATGGCCTGCTATTTACAGAGGTCAGGATGCCCAGGCCATGAAAGCACTTTGGCTTGGAGTAACAGACTATACGGACGAAAACGGAACTACCTTCAGCAGCCGGGTAGTCCATGTGGGCCCTCGTGTAACCGGGCTTGGAGAATTTTACCCTGTGAGCATGGAAACGGTAAGTAAGTTTCAGCCACCATCAGTTACTGTAGATGGTTTGGATTCATTTTCAAAAAGTGTACAAAACGATCGTATAGATCCAAACCTGGAAGCTGACCGTGAAATACGCGTGGTTACAAACACCCTGATTGGTGTTACGGTAAAAAGAACCATCAAGCAGTTTAGCCAGCAGTACCACGATAACTATCACATTATTGAATATACCTTTGTAAACACAGGCAACACTGATGATGACCCTGAGATTGAAATGCAGGGGCAGGATATCACAGGTTTTGTACCCTACTTTCTGAACCGAATGGCACCGGTTAAAGCTTCCCGATATACCATCGGTAACGCAACAGGCTGGGGTATTAATACCATGAATGATCAGCGAGGGGACGGTGCCCGACCCGGTGAACCGGAAGACTTCAGGGCTTCTTTTGCATGGCATGGCTATTTCCCAAGTTTTGCCAATCCAAATTATGACAATATCGGAGCCCCGATTTTTGTACCAAATACCACCGGTGGTTATTTATCAGCCGATGATACCACAGGAAGGCTGGCAGCCTATCACTTTGTAGGAACCGTAACGCTGCATGCGGATGCCTCCTCAACGGATCCTACCGATGATCCAGGTCAGCCTTTTACCATGTCGTATGAGCATAATGATGATCCATTATACAGTAACAACGATGCTTTTAACGTTACTAAAATGGAAGATGAGTACGAGATGATGAATCGTGGCAGGGTTTCACCCCGACATGCCTACGTGGTAGAGCCAAGTGGTTTTGATGGTTTTGTGAACCCTTCAAACGATCCTTCTTTGGGTGAAGGTGGAGGGCAGGCTTATACCTATGGATATGGACCTTATGACATTGCATTCGGAGACAGTGTGACTATCGTCATAGCTGAAGCCTCATCAGGTATTTCACGGGAGGTAGCCAATGAAACAGGTGCCGCTTTTAAGAGAGGCGATATCACAGCTGAAGAAAAGAACAGGGTGGTTTTCCAGGGAAGAGACTCTTTGTTTCAAACATTTGAACGGGCCATTGCGAATTACGAATCCGGATATGCCATCCCCGAAGCGCCTGAGCCTCCAAGTATATTTACGGTGACCTCTGCAGGTAACGGAATTGACCTGGAATGGGAATACACCGGAAATACATCGAACCTATCAGGATTTAGAATTTACCGTGCTTCCGGCCGGTTAGACAGTACATACCGGCTGTTGTATGAAGCTGATCCGAGTGAGAATTTTATTAAAGACGGGGATGTGGATCGCGGACCTGAATATTTATTGGATCCCCCAATACGCGGGCTCGACTATTACTACTATATAGTAAGTGTCGGCAACGTGAACAACGATGGAACCGGACAAACGCCAACGAATACAGAGTTGGTCAGTAACCGATACTACATGCAAAGCTACGACCCTGCGCGCTTGCTGCGACCTGCCGGTGAAGCGATGGCGGATATACGAGTAGTTCCGAACCCCTACAGGGCCAATTCCCCCGTTGAATTGAAATTTGGAAGTGTAGCCAGTGAAGACCGGGTTGCCTTTTTTGAGGTGCCAAGCGTTTGTACTATTGAGATCTACACAGAGCTGGGAGAAAAAATAAGGACTTTGACTAACACAAATGGCAGCGGTGACATTTACTGGGATGTAAAGACCGACTACCGTCAAAGAGTAGCCAGTGGCATTTACATTGCCCGAATTATCAACGAAGATCCCAACAGTGATGAATTCGGCAGAGTAGCTACAAGAAAAATTGTAATCATACTATAGGTGTAAAAGTGAGATTAACCAAAGCAATATTCCTCTGTATTTTAGCGCTTCTTTGTACCACAGATATATACGGGCAAAAGAAAAGAGCGCAAACAAGTATGAAATTCTTAAGTGTATCGCCCTCTGCCAGAGCTTCTGCCCTATCCGGAGCCGTTACTTCGGTTGAAATGGGAGCCTACTCTGCCTTATACAACCCGGCAACCATGGCCTATATAAACGGTACGTACACCGCAAGCGTAGGTGCTGTGCAATGGATAGCGGACATCAACCACAATTCAGCTACTCTGGTTTATCAGCCGGCCGATGGTAAATTCGGAGTTATAGGGTTAAATGCTATTTCGGTTGATTACGGAGACATCCTATCCACGGCAAGGGCCGACAACGAGCAGGGCTATATTGACCTTGGTACCATCAACCCAACAGCCTTTGCAGTAGGTCTTTCTTATGCAAATGCGGTGACCGACCAGTTTTCTGTTGGTGCAAACTTCAGGTACAGTAATCAAAACTTAGGAAGTGCTGCAATTAGCACGGATGGGGCAGGGAACTACGAAACCCAATCATTTTCGGCGGGAACCGGGGTGCTGGATTTCGGAGTGCTCTATAAAACAGGGTTCAGAAGCTTAAATTTCGGAATGGCGCTCAGGAATTTCTCTCCGGAAGTAAGTTATGATGATGAAGGAGCTGAGCTGCCGCTTACGTTTAAGATTGGGGTATCCATGGATGTGCTGGACTTGACGAATCTCGACCCGGATGTTCATTCATTATTGGTAAGTATAGATGCGAATCGCCCCAGAGACTATGATGAACAACTTCTGTTCGGTCTGGAATATACGTTTATTGATCGGTTCGTACTTCGCGGAGGATATGGTTTCCCGAAAGATGAAGAGCAGCTTACTTTCGGTGCCGGTATCAAACAGCCTATCGGTCCATTAGTGCTGAGTGTTGATTACTCATATACTCAGTTCGGTGTTTTTGGAGAGGTAAACAGGTTTAGTGCTCAAATAGGATTTTAAATGACATTAGTAAGTATGAAGTTCAGAAAAATAAATCGTCTCGTATTATTAGCAGTTTTAGCTACCGGATTGATCTCCTGTAAAGAAGGCAATAGTGTGTACGATCCGGGCTATGAACCGTCAAAACCAAATCCTGTAGTAACCAATATCACTCCTGAAAACGGATATCTTGCCGGAGTGGATTCTGTTATTATAATAGGTGAAAACTTTGCCTCACATCCAGATAGCGTAATCGTAAACTTTGGAGGTTCGGCGGGCGTGGTTAAAAGTGCTACCGAAACCCGCCTAGTGGTTCGGCCGGGCACTATTTGGGGTGATAACCTGGATGTAAGAGTTGGCGTTCGTGGTGCCGAGTTTTTCAGTGAACCCTATCAATATGACCTTATTCAGCCATTTGGTTTCTATCCCGGGGTAGATGAAAGTAATACACCAACATCTCCTGTTGCAGTTGACGCTCAAAACAATATTTATACCATTATTAACACGAATGGGATTATCAGGTACACGAGAATTTCTCCCGATGGCACCATCACTACCGACATGACAAGATATCCCGGTGAATTAAATGAAAACGACAACCCATATCCGTCTGACAGTACCATGCGTTTTACTGCTTACTCCACGATGGAAGTGGGGCCGAATGGTGATTTATTTATGGCTCAGCAGAACCTGAGAGCCATTTTCAGTAAAGAATTCGGTAATGACCTGCAGGAAGATGTTTGGGTGGCTTCTTCCTCCGGTAACTTAAAGATTCGTGATTTTGTTTTTGATAACAACGGGTACCTGTGGGTTGTAGGAGCAGACAGTGATCAAATTCACAGATTCAACACGGCTAATAGAAATGAGTCCAAGACTCCCTTTGCAGGAGCACTATCTTCGGTTGCATTTTATAGTAATAACAACGAACTATTTGTGGGTGGAGAAATTGATGGCGGACAAAAAGTTTGGAAATTTACCATTGACGGAGGAGGTAACCTGACACAAGGAGGCCTATATTTTGATTATGGACAGCATTACGAAGGATCTGTTTCAGATATGATATTTGCTTCAAACGGTGAATTAATTATAACAACGGGCAGAGAAATTAATGATGTATCGAAGCCAAGTATGGTAAGAGTATTTCCTGATGGGCGTCATGAAGCTTTCTACGAAGGAATGCTAAAGCCCGGTGCCACAAGTATAACCTGGAGGGATGATGAATTTGCTGTAGTAACCATTCGTGGAGAAGAAAACAGCATTAATTTCCTGGACATGTATGACCGAAGAAGGGCCGGGATTTTCGGATTTTAACTAAAACGATAACCAAAACAATAACCTAATAAGACCTATCGATAAACAGATACAAAGGAGAAATATGATGAAAACGAATAAACTATTAATGGTGCTAAGTTTTATGCTGTTACCGGCATTGGCTTTTGCACAATGGACGCAGGACACAACATTTGTCCCTGATGGAGATGATCTCTTCTTCGAGGTACATGGTGTAGCCGTAGATAATGAAGGCAAAGTTTGGGTTCAGTCATTTTATTCGACTGAAACTATAGTTGTTAACAGAGATCTCGGGGATGACGGGGTGCCAGATACATTAAGTACCCGTGCCATTTACGTTTACAATGCTGATGGTACACCTGCTGATTTCTCACCACTTACCGTATTAGAATGGGAAGATGGAGAAACACCAAATGACACCCTGGGTAGATACTGGGATCCTTCATTAAACGATGGAGCGGGAGGATACGATACCCGATCCGGTCGAGGTATTGAAGCTGATTATGATGGTAATATCATTATTTCTCAGTGGAACGTATTATTCAAACTGAACTCAGATGGTAAAGTATTAGCTAAAGTTGCTCCAGAAATTGGTTCACTTACAGAAGCTTCTACTGACCGAGATGGTAATGTTTACGTTTCTGCTGTAGTAGCAACAGATGCTCCTATCGTTAAGTACGATCCTAATCTCGAGAATCCTGAAGAGATCATTACTCTTACTTCAAGCTTTTCACGTGACTTCCAGGTTTCCCCTGATGGAAACAAAGTCTGGTGGGCTGGATATACCTTAGGGGCTGTGCTGGAATACTCACGTCCGGACGAATTCAGTAGCTTTGGTGCTGTACCAGATACTGTTTTAAGAGGTTATAAAGCAGAAAGCTTCGATCTGCATCCACAAACCTATAACCTGTGGATTGGTTCAGGTTCATTGAATGATGTACCAGCTGAAGGTATTCAACCACAAACCTGGTATGCCTTTGACTATTCTACATTAGGATCTGACGAAACACGATTGGATAGTATCCAATGGGCAGCTGGTGCTGATGTAACAGCTGGTTATGACAACGCACGTCCTCGTGCTCTTGATTTCTCCCCTGATGGTACCATTGCCTATATTGGTTCATTCAGTGCAGGTGAAACAACGGTGGATCTTCAGAAGTTTACCACCGATCAAGTTTATACATCTAACGAAGATGAGAACAAAAATGAGATTCCGGAAGGCTATAGCTTAAGCCAGAACTATCCGAATCCGTTTAACCCAACGACTAACATTGAATATACTATTAACGAGGCCGGACCGGTTACTCTGAAAGTATATGACATGACAGGTCGTGAAGTGGCAACACTTGTAAATACGCGAATGAATGCAGGAGAGCACGTTGTTTCTTTCGATGCTTCTAACCTGTCTTCCGGCGTTTACATTTATTCGCTGCAGGCTAATGGCGTTCGTCTAACGAACAAAATGACTCTGATTAAGTAACAGGCAATAAGCCGATAAAAGGCAGCCTTGTGCTGCCTTTTTTTTTACACCTATGAAAAATGAATATCATGTCGTTTAAAAAATCAATACTACTTTTATTTGCAACTTTACTTGCCGGCAGTACAATTGCTCAACAAAATGAGCCCCCTAAAAAAGAATTCAGAGCCACATGGATGGCAACGGTAATAAACCTGGATTGGCCGGCTTCCGGTGATTTGCCTGTCCGTTTTCAAAAGCAAAGTTTAACCGACCGTTTGGATGACCTTAAAGCGGCGGGAATAAACACCTTATACTTTCAGATAAGAACTGAAGGGGACGCTCTGTATGATTCAGATATTGAACCCTGGTCGAAGTATTTGACCGGAGAAGAAGGCGTTGCACCGGATCCATATTGGGATCCTTTAGAATTTGTAATTGAAGAAGCTCATAAAAGAGGAATGGAACTTCATGCATGGCTGAACCCTTACCGCGCCATGCGTACAATTCCTGATGATTTCACACAAAAGATTTTCAACAATGAAAGCATCGACGAAAGCCTGAAGCCTTTTCTCGGCAGATACTACGATGCGAACTCAAAAAATAAGCTTCCCGGAACTACTGCACGCGATTCTCTGCATGTAGCTAATAAGCATCCGGAGTGGCTGTTTGTAATGAATGACAAAATTGCCATTATGAATCCCGGCCTGCCGGAGGTAATGGAATACAATGTTAAGGTGGTGATGGATGTAGTAAACCGCTACGATGTGGATGGAATCCACTTTGACGATTATTTCTATCCGTACCCTCCCAATCACATGGGCAGTTCCAGTGAGAACGAAGCTCTGGACGACAGCACCTTTGCTCAATATCCGCGGGGTTTTGATAATAAAGACGATTGGAGAAGAAACAATATCGACCTTTTTGTAGAGATGCTTCATGACAGCATCCAGGTTGTAAAACCCTGGGTTAAATTCGGTATCAGTCCCTTTGGAATTTGGAAAAGCGGAATTCCTCAAGGCACGAGTGGGATGGATGCCTACAGCGTTATTTACGGTGATGGTATAGCATGGCTGGAACAACGAACAATTGATTATATAACCCCTCAGTTGTACTGGGCATTTACCCGATTCGGGACGGCCCAGGATTATGGCAAGCTTGCAGACTGGTGGGCAGAACAGGCCGTGGCTAACGATCGCCATATCTATCCGGGGCATGGACTTTATCGTTCCAGCAGCAGTACCTTTTCCAATACCTTGTTTGATGCCGATGAGATTCCCCGTCAAATTCGACATAACAGGAATAATGAAAACATAAGCGGAAGTGTGTTTTTCAGATCCAGCAACATTACCACCTATTCTTCCAAAGGATTTGCGGATTCCCTGAAAACGAACTTCTACAAGTATGCAGCCCTGCAGCCAACCATGGCCTGGAAAGATACAACGGCCCCGAACAGCCCTCAAAACTTGGTGGTAAACAGGGATTCCGAAAAGGAATATGTATTTGAGCTGAGCTGGGATAAGCCGGAAGTTGACGTGCAGACTAAAGTATCTGCTGCCGGGCATGTTGATACGCTGATTAAATACGCGGTTTACCGGGTAGATGCCGGTTCGTCTCCAAATACCGTTGAGGAGATGGAAAGCCCTTATAACCTGGTTGCCGTAACCGGGGAGACGTCATATACCGATATCGCTCCTCCATCCGAAGAAAGTCACTGGTACTTTGTTACAGCTGTGAGCAGAAACAATGTAGAAAGTGAGCCTACAGCCGCTGCCGAAGGTGGAATCGTGGTTTCAAACGAGGAGGTTGAGGAGACACCGGAGCAAATCTCCCTGTCTCAAAACTATCCGAATCCTTTTAACCCGGTAACGCGAATTACCTTCGACTTACCCAATAGCGGCTTTACCACGTTGAAAGTTTTTGACATGCTGGGCAGGCAGGTTACCGAGCTGGTCAGCCGAAATATGACGGCCGGCGAGCACACCGTTAATTTTGATGCCTCCGAACTGTCGTCAGGTATTTATATTTATCAGCTTAACAGGGGTGATGTTTCCTTAACTCGAAAAATGACGCTGATTAAATAATGACCACCCGCAGATCTTTCTTAAGAAACATAGGACTGAGTGCCCTGGGAATGGGCACTTTGTTCAACGGTAAACATTCCGATGAAGATAGCTTTCGAATTGTCCACCTGACCGACCAGCATGTCACCTCTCGCAGGCAAGGACATGAGGGATATAAAAAGTGTATCCAATCCATTAATGCGCTTGATCCTGCCCCTGATTTAGTGTTAATGGGTGGAGATATGGTGTTTGACGGTTTGTACACCGAACTTGAGACTTATCAGGAATCCATACGGCTTTATCGAAGTATCACAGAAGAGCTCAATGTGCCTTATTATCATTGCATTGGAAACCATGATGTGCTCGGCCTCTCTTCCCGACGAAAAGTTCCGAAAGATCATCCAGGCATAGGCCGGAAAATGATTATGAAGGAGCTGGGGATGGAGAAAGATTACTACAGCTTCAATCATAAGGGATGGCATTTTGTAGTGTTGAATTCCATTTTTGAGTTTGAAGGGGAGAACGGCCCGGCCTATAAACCCATGATCGGGGAAGAACAAATGGACTGGCTCCGCCACGATCTTGGCGATCACAAAGACATGCCGGCTATTCTGGTTTCGCATATGCCTGCTTTTTCTCATAAGGGGCAAATCAACAACGATTTTGAGATGATGGCTATGAGTCCTTTCATCTTGCAGGATAATATTGATCTGCGGTATGTTTTAGAGCGTCATAATGTGAAAGCACTGCTGCAGGGGCACACCCATATCAACGAGGATTTTAGATTTAATGATGTTTGGTACACAACGTCTCAGTCTGCTTCTGCTGCATGGTGGGGTGGAAACTGGTTAGGTTTTAAACCCGGATATACGGTATTTGAACTTGGCAAGGAAGACATTTTGAAGTGGTACCCGGTGGAGTACGAATGGGAGCATCAGCTGGAGCCTGATGATACCGTGGAAAGGGAAAGAATACAGACCAGACAACAACTGGAGCAAAGGCAGGATAGCCTTTACCGCGCCGAAATTGAGAACTAAGGTGAGTTTGAGATAAAGAATTCTTCTAACCGTAAGTACATCAGGTCATGATATCCATCTGACGGATCACCCGTCTGATGGATGGTCCGAATGTGCCTGGTAAGCTTAATTACAACGGTCAGACGGGCTTAAAGCCGTCGGACCGGGACGCAAAGGCTTTACAGGATCATTATGTCGAAGTTATTTTAGAATGAAAAACCAAACTGTCATCGCGAGGAGGAGCATATGGTGAATCAGGACTCTTTTGCATGGCGACGAAGCGATCTCCTTGATTTACTTGGGATTATTGATTTAGGGAGATTGCCTGCTCAGTTTAACCAAAACTGTCCTCGAATTACCTGACTTCTACAGCAATGACGAGTGTTTAATATTGAACCACCTTAACTTCTAATTAAGCAATCCCTGTCCGTTTGTTTCAGGATGTATCACTCAATCTAACCTTTATAGCTATGAAGAAACTGATCTTGCTATTAACATTCCTCCTGTGTTCCATCACAAGTTTTGCACAGATAAAATATGACACCCTGAGTGTTCAGCAAATCGGGGATGGCATGTATCATTATACCATTGAAGCTCCTTCCGTTCCGTGGACTTTTGATGTAGTTGAAGTAGATTTGACCCGGCCGGATACCAAACTGGAGACCGTTAAAGCTCAGGATACATTTGGAGGTTATGAACAAACCAGCTCGATGGCCCAGCGAAAATCCTATGAAGGTCATCAGGTTATTGCCGCGGTGAACGGCGACTTTTATGGGGGAGGAAATCCGACCAATGCGCAGGTTATAAAAGGCGAGATCATAAAAAAGCCCATCAGCAGAGATGTATTTGGATATACTAAAGAAAAAAAGGTGTTCATAAATCCTACCACTTATACCGGAAAGCTATTTCAGGGTGGAAATGAATATGATATCACGGGTGTAAATCAGAGCAGAACAACGGACGCTTTAGTCTATTACAATCACTACTACGGAGCTTCAACAGGAACCAATGAGTTTGGAACAGAGCTTATTCTAACCGCTCTGGATGAATGGGTGGTTAATGGGGAAGTAAAAGCCGTGGTGAAAGAGAAAACAACCTCGGGAGATGCTGCACTTTCAGATTCAACCTTTGTTTTATCCGGTCACGGAACTTCTAAAACTATACTGGACGGCTTTGAAGTAGGAGATACCGTAGTTGTGCATCACCAACTGATGCCCGGTTTCGATGATATCAAAGAAGTTGTAGGCGGACGCGGGAAATTTCTGAATGATGGAAATAATGAGGGCGACTGGCCGGAGCGACATCCCCGTACGGCAGTAGGTTTTAATGCTGATTCAACAAAACTATATTTGCTGACGGTAGATGGCCGGCAAAGTACCAGTGCCGGTATGACCCTGACGGAAATGGGCGAGTTCATGAAAAGATTCGGAGTGCAAAATGCTTTGAATCTTGATGGCGGCGGTTCTACAACTATGGTTGTTCATAATCAGGTAGTCAATGATCCCTCTGACGGAAGCGGAGAACGCGCGGTGGCAAATGCATTGATGGTGATTTCATCAAAGCAGAAAACGGGAGAACTGGAGCATTTAAAGCTCGATCCCACATTCAAAAAATTATACAGGGGCAATACGTTTACGTTTACAGCCCGGGGAAGCGATGAGAACTACTATCCGGTTGAGCTCGACCCTCAAAAACTGAGCTTTAGCCTGAGCGAGAACTTTACTGCGACCATTGATAGTGAAGGCAATTTTACTGCCGGAAATTCCCCGGATACCGGTTATGTCTATGTGGATTATGAAGGCATGAAAGACACGGCGATGGTGATCGTGAAAGGAATTACCGAGTTCTCCCTTTTCCCTAAATATGCAGTTACTGACAGTTCCTACGAGTTCAGCTTTTTCAATGAGTCCTTTGATTTTGACGGACAAAAACGTGGGGTAAGTAATACAGATATCAGCTGGCAGGTGGGTAGCGAGGAAGTAGGAGAGGTGATTGACGGAACGTTTATTGGTAAAACAGAAGGTACCACGCCCGTCATCGGAACCTATGATGGTATTTCTGATACGGTTGAAGTTGAGGTGCAAATCGGGGGAGGAATTGAAACCGTCAGCGGGTTTGAGGATCTTGAAGGCTGGTCGCTGAGCGGAGAAAATTTAGATCTTCAAAACTCTGAACTCACCGTGGTTGACAGCACGTTTACCGAAGGATCCCACTCCGTTCGTCTGGATTATGAGTTTGTGTACGACAACGATCCGGAAGTATGGGCATACCTTGAAACGGATATTCCGGTATTTGGGGTGCCGGATTCCATCAACCTTGATGCAAGATCCGATGGTAAAAGGCATTTAATTGAACTTGAACTTGCAGATAACAACGATGAATTGTTTACCGTCCGCGTTAAAAAATGGGCCGAAAACACCGAGTTTGACATCTATCCGGCACTAACAAGTGATATTACCCCGGTTGATCCATTTAGCAGTTTCTATTATCCCATCACCATAAAAAAGATAGGCATCAAGCTGGCCTCTGATCAGCAAAGCGGTGAACGATATTCCGGAGCCATTTTTCTGGATAATCTCGAGATAGTATATCCCAACCGCACAGTAGTGTCTAATGAAAGAACGGGAGATGCTGAAGTTCCGAATGAACTTTCTTTGAATCAGAATTATCCAAATCCGTTTAATCCTACCACCAATATTTCTTTCCGCATTCCAAATGCGAGCCGGGTAGATCTTGATGTGTATGATGTGCTTGGCAGAAAGGTAGCTTCTTTAGTGGATCGAAGGCTTAGTGCAGGGAATCACACCGTTAGTTTTGACGCCGGAAAACTATCCTCCGGATTATACCTCTAC
The nucleotide sequence above comes from Gracilimonas sp.. Encoded proteins:
- a CDS encoding PorV/PorQ family protein → MRLTKAIFLCILALLCTTDIYGQKKRAQTSMKFLSVSPSARASALSGAVTSVEMGAYSALYNPATMAYINGTYTASVGAVQWIADINHNSATLVYQPADGKFGVIGLNAISVDYGDILSTARADNEQGYIDLGTINPTAFAVGLSYANAVTDQFSVGANFRYSNQNLGSAAISTDGAGNYETQSFSAGTGVLDFGVLYKTGFRSLNFGMALRNFSPEVSYDDEGAELPLTFKIGVSMDVLDLTNLDPDVHSLLVSIDANRPRDYDEQLLFGLEYTFIDRFVLRGGYGFPKDEEQLTFGAGIKQPIGPLVLSVDYSYTQFGVFGEVNRFSAQIGF
- a CDS encoding TonB-dependent receptor, with product MDVKKLLSFFFFLLISQSLLAQTGKITGFVTDTEGEPLPGVNVIIEGTTQGTATQPDGYFQILNVKPGTYTLRASFVGFTPVVIEEVEVNINLTTEIDIEMSEQTFEGEEVVVVAEQPVVKKDVSSSQANISKENIDALPVASVTDVVGLQAGVEGLSVRGSGSDEISFNLNGFTLRSGRDNSPFTGVSVTSVENVQLQTGGFNAEYGNLRSGLINVTSKEGNPDRYTVDGLIRITPPQKKNVGQDINSPNSYWLRPYMDDEVAWTGTDNGAWDRYTQQNYPSFIGWNAFSQNLLADDDPTNDLTPEAAQQAFLWQHRKDFAITEPDYEIDLTVGGPVPFVSEKLGDLRFSSSLRQTQTMYMVPLSRDRYQQTTFQTKVTSNVGTGMKLSIDGLYSKETGTGASQSGNPGFFVSPSGIAGSIERVSFIESRLYATDYWAPSERVSANLGAQFTHSINNNTFYEVKVSNYYSSNSTNPGGFRDTSDVVSFGGVGFSAAPFGFFDETSFGLASGMRMGVGMSTSRDSSEVSDLNVNFAITSQVDRFNLIKAGIDFNRTNSRVNYGSFDKVLPSGRTRSVWNTTPYRIGAYVQDKLEFRGMIANLGLRLTYNDPNVEWYDYEPFTDLFSSGNASALDTAATSDVDPQVVLQPRLGVSFPITESSKLFFNYGHFVQLPDPENLYLVRVEPFTNTVTRIAAPGNSLPKTVAYELGYEQNLFDNYLIRISGYYKDLTNQPIQVSFTGRDNSNYTVSRPFSYEDIRGIEFTLRKQRGRFFWGEINYTYDVQTTGFFGTLENYENPFEQRQYERLTADNDINRSTPRPYARLQLYFQTPSDVGPEFLGGHPLGSWQVVPLVTWRAGDKFTYTGGGSIPGIVDNLQYRDFWGTSLRLTKRVDLGDGSNLRFFADVSNVINRRNFSIFNSGLIDGNDYLDYMASLHLPKGKLEEINLLSSRVPGNDQPGDYRPASVEYVPIEATTDLGTISNPNGRALYYNTQEGKYYQFENGSFVEADKGFVNKVLDDKAYINMPNQRFFNFLDPRTIRFGVRFSF
- a CDS encoding T9SS type A sorting domain-containing protein is translated as MSRKNLYKSICASLLIAFGLSANAYSQVENRWLSAGSFHNFYSSIGSEIEEGFIKEQQGGWQWPAIYRGQDAQAMKALWLGVTDYTDENGTTFSSRVVHVGPRVTGLGEFYPVSMETVSKFQPPSVTVDGLDSFSKSVQNDRIDPNLEADREIRVVTNTLIGVTVKRTIKQFSQQYHDNYHIIEYTFVNTGNTDDDPEIEMQGQDITGFVPYFLNRMAPVKASRYTIGNATGWGINTMNDQRGDGARPGEPEDFRASFAWHGYFPSFANPNYDNIGAPIFVPNTTGGYLSADDTTGRLAAYHFVGTVTLHADASSTDPTDDPGQPFTMSYEHNDDPLYSNNDAFNVTKMEDEYEMMNRGRVSPRHAYVVEPSGFDGFVNPSNDPSLGEGGGQAYTYGYGPYDIAFGDSVTIVIAEASSGISREVANETGAAFKRGDITAEEKNRVVFQGRDSLFQTFERAIANYESGYAIPEAPEPPSIFTVTSAGNGIDLEWEYTGNTSNLSGFRIYRASGRLDSTYRLLYEADPSENFIKDGDVDRGPEYLLDPPIRGLDYYYYIVSVGNVNNDGTGQTPTNTELVSNRYYMQSYDPARLLRPAGEAMADIRVVPNPYRANSPVELKFGSVASEDRVAFFEVPSVCTIEIYTELGEKIRTLTNTNGSGDIYWDVKTDYRQRVASGIYIARIINEDPNSDEFGRVATRKIVIIL